One genomic region from Gammaproteobacteria bacterium encodes:
- a CDS encoding c-type cytochrome, which yields MTVKSINRVVLGSVLGLLIAAPVFASGAGEDTYNKVCKTCHGPGVMGAPKLGDKADWAARAGQGMATLEDHAIKGFKGAKGFMPPKGGRSSLTDDEVKAAVAYMVNNSK from the coding sequence ATGACAGTTAAATCTATCAATCGTGTAGTTCTGGGCAGCGTATTGGGCCTGTTGATCGCGGCTCCTGTATTTGCTTCTGGCGCTGGCGAAGACACCTACAACAAAGTTTGCAAAACCTGTCATGGTCCAGGTGTAATGGGCGCTCCTAAGCTGGGCGACAAAGCTGATTGGGCTGCTCGCGCTGGTCAAGGTATGGCTACTCTGGAAGACCACGCCATCAAAGGCTTCAAAGGTGCCAAAGGCTTCATGCCTCCTAAAGGCGGCCGTTCTAGCCTGACTGACGACGAAGTTAAGGCAGCTGTTGCTTACATGGTTAACAACTCCAAGTAA